TGCTAGAATAACTTACGAAAGAGAGTTTTCATTAAAAGGATTTGGTTCACACCTGTCTTCAACCATCAATCGCCTAATTTCTGGAAGAAACTAAGCAAAAATCCCACGGGGTATTTGACAAACCACAATCCACTACTCGTCACCCTAATGGCATCCGCTTCCAATCCATCAAATCGAAGCAAGCTTCGGGGTATTAGACCCAAGGGAATAAAAATAATGCATGCCCAAGTTTCTATTTTCAATACCATTGATAATTATAATAAAAAACAAGGTGTTAAATTTTTGGCATACTGGGTGATTTTCGCAATAACACTTGGTATTTTCTTTCTGCTTTTCGGAAACCCAATGAGATTTCTCCGTGCTGAATCAGGGCTTATTCTTATAACCTCGTTTGATTCTTCTGCATACAAAGATTCCATTCGTCATATGTGTTTATTTTCGTACGGTGGGCACTACATTCCTATTGCTTGGATTGGAGAATTTCTAACATCCCGCTGCTTTACTGATAACGAATCACTCTGGTTCTTGAGACAACTTACTATTATTTCATTCATGGGTGCATCCATAGCACTCCTGTTACAACGTGTGTTTATAAATATATTTCCTCATTCATCTCATAATATACTAGCGTTCTCCCTTGCTTGGGCTTTCTGTGTTCAGCCAATCATGTTTGAAAACTTCTCTTGGCCATTTATGGCAATGCAAATGGGAGTAATCGCATTGGCTGCACTATCTGTTTATGAATTATTAAACCACATTTACACATATACTTCAAGATATTCACTCTATTTAGCTGCACTTTATGCTTATCTCACACTCCACTTAAATGGGATAGGGATCGCAACTGTCGTGGGATTAGGTGCATGTCTCATTATTTTTATCTTCAAGAGACAGTTCGTGAATATTAAAGATATTATTTTCCCATTAATATTTCTATCGATATTATCATTATTGCATATCTATATGATGACCAGGGGACTGTCACTCTCAAGTTCACAGCCTGATTCGATTTCATTTTCCAGCCAGATTGTGAGATATGGAGGATTGTTAATCGGCATCTTGCAATTTTCTGGGATGGCCATTTGGGGCCATTGGGTATATCCGCATCCACACATTGACTATTTTACCGCTCAATGGCCTTATGGCTGGGCATTCATTGTTATCTTCTTATGTATATTGCTGGCCTTATTACGAACACGTAATGATACTATAACTGGCCCCATGGTGTGCATTTTGTTTGCGGGTATCTCTTTTTTAGTTTACTTGTGCAGTATCATATACAGGCATCAGCACGACGATGTCTATGCGTTCTCTGGTTATTTTTTCGGATCAAGATATCTCATCTTTTCAAATTTTTACCTGTTGATTTTTATGACTGGCATGCTGGTTTCCATGCCGTCATTAACCAATCGCACTCCTGCTTTCGTAATGTCTGCCATAATATTATTATTCAGTACCTATGGCGCAATTGGGTTTAGGAAAGAAATTGCTCCAAAGGTATGGCCTGATCTCATGCCGTCACAAACAAAATATATTCAAGACCAAGTTTCCATTATTCGCGAATGCCTTAAGAATGGAAAAGCGATCCCAAATCCTATAATGCCTAGGTATTTATGTTATGAATTTGAAGGGAATCGCCTTAGTTATTTAGAGCCAATTTTAATTAAACATTTAAATTTTTCGAAAGACCAACATCTAAATTGGGAAGAAGATTGATGATTGCGAGTATGCAAAGTTAATTGGTTTATTTAAATTATATTATGTATTACTGATAAATAATTATTTATGTCCAAACAATTCGACTTTCACTGCCTCATTGGCTCCGAAGTCTGCGCCTATTGCGCGAGAGCTTGGCTGCGCCGTCCACGACTTGGGCGGCAATTGCTCGGCTTTCACCGCCACGAGTTCGATAGTCGTAACTCGTTTTACCGTATTTATGCAAAAACATCTCTACTTGAGTCCTGTTAAAAGATTTTAAGCGACTGGCAATTTTTTATGAACTATTTGGAAAAACAGGTTCAGACAGCACGAATGCGGGTGGCCGAAACTTATATCTCGGGCCTAGGGATAGAGGTCGGCGCGGGTTCACGCCCATTCCCATTGCCTCCGTCCGCACGCGCGGCCCAAGGTGATATTCGGAATAAGAGCGGACTTGCATCCTACTTCTCAACTACTGACGTCGTGACACCGGATTTTATTGATGCGCAAACATTCGCTGGTGTTCGCGACAGCAGCTTGGATTTTGTAATTTCTGCGCATGTTATCGAACATCTTCGCGATCCTGTTGGTGCTATCGTGCATGCCATTAGAGTATTGCACCCGGGAGGCGTCTTCATCCTCGTCGTTCCTGATCGATGCCATACCTTTGATAAAAGACGACCGAATACCACTGTCAGGCATGTGCTTGCTGATTTTAGTGACGGAGGGGAGTCAACGACAAAGGATGCATATCGAGAGCACCTCACTTATGTTCATCCGCACCTGACTGGTGAGATTCTTTCGGAAGAAGAAATCGAACGTCAAGCAAGCTGGAATGCGACTCATTGGAGGGAATTTGACATTCATTTCCACGCTTGGGACCGGGTTGCTTTTGAAGACATGCTGGCACCTATTACGCGCCTTGCTCCGTTTCGTGTCATACATGTGGAAAGCGTAGTCAATGAGAACATCTTTGTGCTGCGGCGTCGGCGCATATTTTTAGGCATAACGTTGTGAATTACATGCATGAAAACTAATCCGAAACCACTCTGAGAAACGTCCAAAGGCTCTAGCTATTGGCTGTATTGAGAGACGATAATTTTTTAACTTATGAAGACTCTGCTCGTTACCGGCTCATCCGGACTCATCGGCTCCGAAGTCTGCGCCTATTTTTCACGTGAACTTGGTTATGCCGTCCACGGCGTGGACAACAACCAGCGCGCCGTTTTTTTCGGCCCGCAAGGCGACACGCGCTGGAACCAGGCGCGGCTGGCGCGCGAGCTGCCCGGTTTCCGGCATCATGAGCTGGACATCCGCGACCGGGCCGGCGTGCTGGCGCTGGTGCGGGAGCTTCGCCCCTCGGTCATCGTGCACACCGCCGCGCAGCCCTCGCACGACCGCGCCGCGGCGATTCCCTTCGACGACTTCGACACCAACGCCGGGGGCACGCTCAACCTGCTGGAGGCGGCGCGCCAAGCCTGCCCCGAGTCGCCCTTCATCCACATGTCCACCAACAAGGTTTACGGCGACGCGCCCAACCGCATCGCGCTCGCCGAGCTGGACACGCGCTGGGACTACGCCGATCCGGCCTGCGCGCACGGCATCGCCGAGACCTTCACCATCGATCAGTCGAAGCACTCGCTCTTCGGCGCCTCGAAGGTCGCCGCCGACATCATGGTGCAGGAATACGGCCGCTACTTCAACCTGCCCGCCTGCGCCCTGCGCGGCGGCTGCCTGACCGGCCCCAACCACTCAGGCGTCGAACTGCACGGCTTCCTCTCCTACCTCGTGAAGTGCAATCTCGAGGACCGCGAGTATCGGGTCTTTGGATACAAGGGCAAGCAGGTGCGCGACAACATCCACTCGCTCGACGTGGCCCGCTTCATGGCCGCCTTTGCCGCCGCGCCCCGGGCCGGCGAGGTTTACAACATCGGCGGCGGCAAGGCCAACTCATGCTCCATCCTCGAAGCCTTCGCGCTGGTGGAAAAGCACAGCGGCAGAAAACAAATCCACACCTACGTGGAGCAAAACCGCGCCGGCGACCACATCTGCTACTACAGCGACCTGCGCAAGATGCGCGCCCACTATCCCGCGTGGGACATTTCCGTCTCCCTCGACGAGACCATCCGCCAGATCGTCGAGGCCCATCGCGCGCGCCTATGAAAACGACCGTCCTCATCTCCGGCATCTGCGGCTTTGTCGGCGCCACGCTCGCCCGCGAACTAGCGAGGCGCGGTTGTTCCGTCAGCGGTTTCGACAATTTCATCCGTCCCGGCAGCGAAACCAACCGCGCCGCGCTCAAGGCACTGGGCATAAAAATCGTCCATGCCGACCTGCGCGCGGCCAGCGACATCGACGCGCTGCCTGCCGCCGAGTGGGTCATCGACGCGGCGGCCAACCCCAGCGTGCTGGCCGGCATCGACGGCCAGACCAGCGCGCGCCAACTCGTCGAGCACAACCTCTCCGGCACCATCAATATCCTCGAGTACTGCAAACGCCACCGCGCCGGCTTCGTCCTGCTGAGCACCAGCCGGGTCTATAAAATCGGGCCGCTCGCCGGCCTACCCGTGGTCGTACGCGCTGACGCCTTCCGCCCCGATGACACACAGGCGCTGCCCTCCGGGCTGACCGCGGCCGGCGTTGGCGAAAGCTTTTCGACCACCGCGCCGGTTTCCCTTTACGGGGCGACCAAACTCGCCAGCGAGGTGCTTGCGCTGGAATACGGCGAGACCTTTGGCTTCCCCGTTTATATCAACCGTTGCGGAGTCCTTGCCGGGGCGGGCCAGTTTGGGCGGCCCGACCAGGGCATCTTTGCCTACTGGATCAACAGCCACCTGCGTCGCTGGCCCCTGCGTTACATCGGTTTCGACGGACAAGGCCATCAGGTGCGCGACTGCCTGCATCCGCGCGATCTGGTCCCGCTGCTCGAAAAGCAGTTTGCCGCGCCCGCCATGCCCGCCGAGGACCGCATCCTTAATGTCAGCGGAGGCGCGGCCTCCGCCATGTCGCTGCGCCAGCTCACCGGCTGGTGCGACCGGCGTTTCGGCCCGCGTCCCGTCGTTTCCGACCCGAAGCCGCGCCCCTTTGACATTCCCTGGATAGTGCTCGACTCCTCCAAGGCGGACCGGCTCTGGAGCTGGAGGCCGGCGATCCCGGCGCAGGACATCCTCGACGAAATCGCCGAGCATGCCCAAAGGCATCCCGGCTGGCTCGAACTCTCCGCACCGCCTTAACCCATCAATGACTACGAACACCACTCCCGAAGATTTGCAGAGCCTCTATGCCAGGCGTTTTGATTCGATGCGCGAGTATCGAAATCGAGTTTGGCACATACTCATCGATTGCTTTTTTCGGAACCATATACCTGCCGAGGGCTCTGTGATGGATCTGGGCTGTGGTTATGGCGAGTTCATCAACAATATCGCCGCAGGCGAAAAGTTTGGCATGGACCTGAATCCCAACGCCAGCCGCCACCTTAATCCCGACGTAAAATTATTCGAACAAGACTGCTCCACGCCCTGGCCGCTGGCGGATTGTTCGTTGGATGCCGTGTTTACCAGCAACTTCTTTGAGCATTTGCCGGATAAGAGCACGCTGCAACGCACGCTCAAGGAGGTCCATCGCTGTCTGAAACCAGGCGGGCGTTTAATGGCAATTGGGCCGAACATCCGCTGCCTGCCCGGTGCTTATTGGGACTTCTGGGATCATTATCTGCCGCTGACGGAACTGTCGCTGGCCGAGGGGCTGCAAAGCCTTGGATTTGAAATTGCCCTCCAGAAAGCCCGTTTTCTTCCATATACCATGGCCCGGGGGATGCAGATTCCCGGCTTCTTGATCGGATTGTATCTGCGCATGCCGTTGTTCTGGCCGATTTTTGGGAAACAATTCCTCGTGATGGCCCTGAAAAAATGAATCCGCCTGCCAAACCCCTTGCGCTCTACTCCGTCATCATCCCCGCCCGGGACGAGGAGGAGTCGCTTCCGTCCACCCTGCGCGATATCCACGCCACGTTTGCCGGGGCGGGAATCCCCCATGAACTGGTGGTGGTTGACGACGGCAGTCGCGACGGCACCTGGACGATTCTGGAAAAATTAAGAAACGAGATACCCGCGCTTGCGCCGGTCAAGAATCCCGGTCCGCATGGCTTTGGACGCGCCATCATCTACGGCCTGGACCACAGCCGGGGGGACGCGGTGGTCATCATGATGGCCGACGCCTCCGACCCCCCGGCCGACGCGGTCAAATACTGGAACCTGCTCAACGCCGGCTGGGACTGCGTCTTCGGCAGCCGTTTTATTAAGGGTGGGAAAGTAATTGATTATCCCCGCATAAAGCTCTGGATCAACCGGCTGGCCAATTTTTTCGTGCGCATCGGCTTTAACATAAGGCTCAACGACACGACCAACGCATTCAAGGCCTACCGCCGCGCGGTGATCGACGGCTGCCGGCCGTTGATCGCGCCGCACTTCAACCTGACGGTGGAAATCCCGCTGAAGGCGATCGTGCGCGGCTTCACCTGGACGGTGATCCCCATATCATGGCAAAACCGCAAGCACGGCGTGGCCAAGCTCAAGATCAAGGAGATGGGCAGCCGCTACTTCTTCATCTGCGCCTACGTCTGGCTCGAAAAATACTTCAGCAGGGGTGATTATAAACGGCAGACATGAGAGTTTCGATCATCACCGCAGTTTATAACAAGCTGGAATGTTCAAGGAAATTCCATGTGAGCCTGACCAAGTATCCACCAGCATGCGACTGGTCATTACTATGGATTGATAATGGCAGCACCGATGGGACGCGCGAGTGGCTGAAAAGCCTTTCACCAAACAGAAACCACGTTGTTTTTAACGATCAAAATCTTGGATATGCGGCTGGCAATAATATTGGAGCGAACATATCAGGAGGTGACGTTTTGATCTTATTAAATAATGATTTGATTTTAACTGCTAACTGGCTTGACCCATTGTCTCATTCATTAAAATCCATTGAGCGAGCGGGAATAATCGGGAACATCCAGTTGCAGCCTGCAACGGGGCGGATTGATCATGCGGGGGTTTGCTATGATTTGATCGGTCGACCCGACCATTATCTCAAGGGACGCCGTCTGTCGGCGGCGCGCGGGCCGGGGCGGTTTTCCAACGCCGTCACCGCCGCCTGCTGCATGATTCGCCGGGATTTATTTTTATCGGTCGGCGGTTTCGACGAGCGTTTCCGCAATGGGTGCGAGGATGTGGATCTGTGCCTGCGACTCGGGCAGAAGGGCTACCGGCATTGGGTGGATTACCGGAGCGTGGTTTATCATCATGTGAGTGCCAGTCCGGGGAGGAAGGACCACGATTTGCAGAATCAGGCGTTGTTCCTGCAACGCTGGGGGCATCTCACCTCCAAATGGGGGCAGAAAGACTGGCCTGGCAATTATTTGTCCAAACACCTGCATAACCCGACCCGGCTAAACGGCACAAAGACACTGGATGCGATCTTGCGTCTGCTCCGGCTCAAGCACGGCGATTCCAAATGGGCCGCCCAAATGCGTCAGCGCATCATGGCAGCGGCTTCGCCGCCAGTTTAAGAGCGTCTAACAAAATGGCTTGAGGAGAACAGCTGCTACCTATATGCTCTTGTATATCTGCGCAACTGGACAGACACTACCCAGCCTTTTACCGCCTCCATTCAGTTGTTTTTCATCGGTGTCTTGGGAGAATACATCGGTGCCATTCTGACCAGGATCACGCGGCGCCACCGGGTCATAGAGGAAGAGCGCATCAATTTCTAAGCCCGATGCTGAACCTGCGCCTGATAAAATTTCTTTTGGTCGGGGTGCTGAACACACTCGTGGGCTATGGGTTGTTCTGCTTCTTTGTGTTTACGGGGCTGCACTACAGTTTTGCCGTCCTTATCGCCACCATTCTTGGGGTGCTTTTCAACTTCCAATCCACCCGCAAACTGGTTTTTAATGACCGGCATGGTTGCGGCCTGCCCACCCTCTCTCTTTATCCTCAGCTATGGCATAGTCTACCTTGTGAATATTCTCGTAGTAAAATCATTCCTCAGCCTCGGCCTGAACAGCTATCAGGCGGGGTTCATCGCACTCCTTCCAGTTGCATTCCTCAGCTACTTCTTGCAGTCACGTTTAGTTTTCATTAAGCCTAAGTCCTGCCGCCGTGCGACATCTGATTCACCCCCTTTCAACCACACCACATGAAAGCAGTCATCCTCGCAGGCGGCCTAGGCACGCGAATCAGTGAAGAAACCCATCTGAAGCCGAAACCCATGGTGGAGATAGGTGGAAAACCGCTCCTCTGGCACGTGCTCAAGATATATTCCGCCCATGGCATCAACGATTTTGTAATCTGTGCGGGTTACAAGGGCTACATCATCAAAGAGTATTTCGCCAATTATTTCCTGCACATGTCGGACGTGACCTTCGACATGACGCGCAACCGCATGGAGGTGCATCACCAACGCTCGGAACCATGGCGGGTCACCATTGTGGACACCGGCGAGGCCACTGCGACAGGAGGACGCTTAAGGCGGGTCCGCGAGTACCTCGGCAACGAAACTTTCTGTTTCACATACGGCGACGGAGTCGGCGATGTCGATATCACCAAACTTGTTGCCTTCCATAAAGCTGAGAGGCGGCAAGCCACGCTCACCGGAGTGCAACCTCCCGGCCGCTACGGAGCGCTCGGCATTCGCGGCAACCGTATCGAGAGTTTCCAAGAAAAACCCCTGGGTGAAGGCGGAGGTTGGATCAACGGTGGTTTTTTTGTGCTCGAGCCCTCTGTGATTGAACTGATTGTCGGCGACGAAATCATGTGGGAACGCCAACCTCTCGAACACTTGGCGGCGGCCGGACAGCTTTCCGTCTATAAACATTCGGGCTTCTGGCAGCCGATGGACACCTTGCGCGAAAAAAATCTGCTCGAAGAGCTATGGACATCGGACAAAGCTCCGTGGAAGATGTGGGAGTAACCGTCATGTCCTTCGCCAATACCTACCGAGGCAAAAGGGTCTTGCTCACTGGCCATACCGGATTCAAGGGTTCTTGGCTCGCCGAGTGGCTGGTTCTCCTCGGTGCCGAGGTTACTGGCTTCGCGCTGCCGCCTCCGACCACACCTTCGCTGTTCGACCAACTCGGGCTATCCAAACGTCTGCGCCATATCGAAGGCGACGTGCGCGACCTCGCTGCGGTGCGCGCCACGGTGGAGATAGTCATGCCTGACTTCGTTTTTCACTTGGCTGCACAGCCATTGGTGCGCCAATCCTACAAACAGCCGGTCGAAACCTACGCGACCAATGTCATGGGCACGGTCAATGCGCTTGAGGCGATTCGCCTTGCCGGGCGCCCGTGTGCAGTTGTGGCGATTACCACTGACAAATGCTACGAAAACAAGGAATGGGTATACAGTTACCGCGAAGAAGACCCGATGGGCGGCTACGATCCTTACAGTTCCTCGAAAGGCGCGGCCGAGCTCGTGATCGCGGCCTATCGCCGCTCGTATTTTCTCTCCCCCGACTCGTCTGTGAAGCTTGCCTCGGCCCGGGCAGGCAACGTTATCGGCGGCGGTGATTGGGCGGTGGATCGCATTATGCCCGACTGCATCCGCGCGCTGCGCCGTGGCGACACAATCCCGGTGCGCAACAAAATCGCCACGCGACCGTGGCAACACGTGCTTGAGCCGCTCTCCGGCTACCTCTGGCTTGGTGCCTGCATGGTCAACCCGAGGCTTACGCCTTATGCCGCCCACTTGACTTCCGCCTTCAACTTCGGCCCCTCGCTTGCTTCCAACCGCACCGTCGCCGAACTTGTCCAGGAAGTCCTCAAACACTGGCCTGGGAGGTGGGAGGACCAGAGTGACCCGAAAGCCGTCCACGAAGCTAGGCTGCTCAACCTCGCCACCGATAAAGCTCATCATTTTCTCAACTGGTCGCCCATTTGGTCCTTTGCTGACACGATCGGCCACACCGTCGCTTGGTATAAAAAAGCAGAGGCTGTGGGCACCGACATCCACGCCCTTACCACCTCGCAGATCAACGCCTATTCCACGGCCGCTCGCGTGGCGGGCATCACTTGGGCCACCTAAGCCATTCACGACCATGACCGACCCTTCGGAAATTAAAGCTAAGATCATCCGCCTCACTCGCCAATATTCTACCCTCATGCACAAGGCCCAACGCCCCGGCAACGATGCCGCGCACGCGCCTTGGTCCCCCGGTCAAACCATCCCCTACGCGGGGCGTGTGTTCGAGGAGGATGAAGTCGAAGCTGCCGTCGGGGCCACGCTCGATTTCTGGCTCACCCTTGGACCCGAGGGCGAATCTTTCGAGAAAGAGTTGGCCGCGTTCCTCGGCATCAAGCACAGCCTCTTGGTCAACTCTGGCTCTTCGGCCAATCTGGTCGCATTCGCCGCTCTCACCACCCACAAGCTTCCCTCTCACAAGCGCATCCGGCCCGGCGACGAAGTCATCACCGTGGCCGCTGGCTTTCCGACCACCGTTGCCCCCATTATCCAATCCGGCGCGGTTGCAGTGTTCGTGGATAACGATCCGGTCACCGGCAATATCCGTGCCGGGCAGCTCGAAGCCGCCTACGTTCCCGGCAAGACCAAGGCCGTGATGATCGCCCATGCGCTGGGCAATCCCTTCGATCTCGGTACCGTGCTTGAGTTTTGCCGCAAATACGACTTGTGGTTGATCGAAGACAACTGCGACGCTCTCGGTTGCGCCTACTCGATGCCGATCACCCGTGCGAAGGAGCTCGGTATCACCGAAAACTCTCCCGGCATCCCCTCTGACGGTGTGTGCATCACTCGCTACACTGGCACTTGGGGCGACATCTCCACGCAGTCCTTCTATCCTCCACATCACCTCACGATGGGCGAAGGCGGCGCAGTCAACATCACCAGCCGTTCCCCACTCAAGAACTACGCGGAGAGCTTCCGCGATTGGGGTCGCGATTGCTGGTGCGCCTCCGGCAAGGACGATACCTGCAAAAAACGCTTCGGTTGGCAACTCGGCGAACTCCCAAATGGTTACGATCACAAATACATCTACAGTCACCTCGGCTACAACCTAAAGCCGCTCGACCCACAGGCCGCGATTGGCCGCAGGCAATTGAAAAAGCTTCCTGCCTTCATCGAAGCGCGCAAGCAAAACTGGGAAACCCTTCGCTCTGGCCTCGCTGACTTGGAGGAAGTGTTCGAGTTTACGCTGCCCACCCACGCCACGCGCTGGATACCACCTTCCGAACGCAAACTCCCACGCTCAGCTTTTCCCACATCCTTCCAGTGGGACTCCACCGGCTGTCGAACCGATGCCTCATGGTTCGGCTTCATGCTCCGAGTAAAGCCCTCCGCGCCCTTCACCCACACCGACCTCGCCCGCCACCTCGGCGAAAAAAGAATCGGCACACGTATGCTCTTTGGCGGCAACTTGCTTCGCCAGCCGGCATTCGTGCAACTCAAAAAAGACCGTCCGCAAGCGCTTCGTGTTACTGGCGGACTCACCGGCGCCGACGAAATCATGAACCGCGCGCTTTTCCTCGGCACCTATCCCGGGCTCACGACTGCGATGCTGGATTACGAAATTGAAACGATTCGCAATTTTGTGAGAAAATACTGATGTCATCAATCAGAGCAGTTGCGCCGCTTTTTCGCGAAGACCTCGACCATGTCCTCACACACACCCGCGGACTGTGGGAGGAGGCGCGCGGCCGCACGTTTTTCATTACTGGCGGCACGGGCTTCTTCGGCATGTGGCTCTTGGAAAGCTTCGCATACATCAACGACGCCCTTGATCTCGGCATGCGTGCCGTAATCCTCACCCGCAACCCATCGGCTTTCGCTCACAAGGCGCCCCACTTGACTTTGCGTCCCGACCTATCGTTCATCGCGGGCGATGTGCGTTCGTTTGCCTTTCCCGACGGCCGGTTCGACTATGTCATCCATGCGGCTACCGAAGCCAGTATCAAGCTCAATAATGAAGCCCCGCACGAGATGCTCGACACCATCATCGGCGGCACTCGCCGCGTGCTTGACTTCGCCGGGCACTGCGGTGTCCGCAAGCTGCTTTTTACCAGTTCGGGCGCCGTCTACGGCAAACAACCCGCGGACCTAACGCACGTACCCGAAGATTACCCCGGCGCCCCCGACCCGCTGCTGCCTGACTCAGCCTACGGCGAAGGCAAGCGCGTCTCCGAACACATGTGCGTGGTGCACGCTCGCCACCACGGTTATGAGGCCAA
This genomic stretch from Termitidicoccus mucosus harbors:
- a CDS encoding class I SAM-dependent methyltransferase translates to MNYLEKQVQTARMRVAETYISGLGIEVGAGSRPFPLPPSARAAQGDIRNKSGLASYFSTTDVVTPDFIDAQTFAGVRDSSLDFVISAHVIEHLRDPVGAIVHAIRVLHPGGVFILVVPDRCHTFDKRRPNTTVRHVLADFSDGGESTTKDAYREHLTYVHPHLTGEILSEEEIERQASWNATHWREFDIHFHAWDRVAFEDMLAPITRLAPFRVIHVESVVNENIFVLRRRRIFLGITL
- a CDS encoding NAD-dependent epimerase/dehydratase family protein; translation: MKTLLVTGSSGLIGSEVCAYFSRELGYAVHGVDNNQRAVFFGPQGDTRWNQARLARELPGFRHHELDIRDRAGVLALVRELRPSVIVHTAAQPSHDRAAAIPFDDFDTNAGGTLNLLEAARQACPESPFIHMSTNKVYGDAPNRIALAELDTRWDYADPACAHGIAETFTIDQSKHSLFGASKVAADIMVQEYGRYFNLPACALRGGCLTGPNHSGVELHGFLSYLVKCNLEDREYRVFGYKGKQVRDNIHSLDVARFMAAFAAAPRAGEVYNIGGGKANSCSILEAFALVEKHSGRKQIHTYVEQNRAGDHICYYSDLRKMRAHYPAWDISVSLDETIRQIVEAHRARL
- a CDS encoding NAD-dependent epimerase/dehydratase family protein is translated as MKTTVLISGICGFVGATLARELARRGCSVSGFDNFIRPGSETNRAALKALGIKIVHADLRAASDIDALPAAEWVIDAAANPSVLAGIDGQTSARQLVEHNLSGTINILEYCKRHRAGFVLLSTSRVYKIGPLAGLPVVVRADAFRPDDTQALPSGLTAAGVGESFSTTAPVSLYGATKLASEVLALEYGETFGFPVYINRCGVLAGAGQFGRPDQGIFAYWINSHLRRWPLRYIGFDGQGHQVRDCLHPRDLVPLLEKQFAAPAMPAEDRILNVSGGAASAMSLRQLTGWCDRRFGPRPVVSDPKPRPFDIPWIVLDSSKADRLWSWRPAIPAQDILDEIAEHAQRHPGWLELSAPP
- a CDS encoding class I SAM-dependent methyltransferase; translated protein: MTTNTTPEDLQSLYARRFDSMREYRNRVWHILIDCFFRNHIPAEGSVMDLGCGYGEFINNIAAGEKFGMDLNPNASRHLNPDVKLFEQDCSTPWPLADCSLDAVFTSNFFEHLPDKSTLQRTLKEVHRCLKPGGRLMAIGPNIRCLPGAYWDFWDHYLPLTELSLAEGLQSLGFEIALQKARFLPYTMARGMQIPGFLIGLYLRMPLFWPIFGKQFLVMALKK
- a CDS encoding glycosyltransferase family 2 protein, with the translated sequence MNPPAKPLALYSVIIPARDEEESLPSTLRDIHATFAGAGIPHELVVVDDGSRDGTWTILEKLRNEIPALAPVKNPGPHGFGRAIIYGLDHSRGDAVVIMMADASDPPADAVKYWNLLNAGWDCVFGSRFIKGGKVIDYPRIKLWINRLANFFVRIGFNIRLNDTTNAFKAYRRAVIDGCRPLIAPHFNLTVEIPLKAIVRGFTWTVIPISWQNRKHGVAKLKIKEMGSRYFFICAYVWLEKYFSRGDYKRQT
- a CDS encoding glycosyltransferase family 2 protein encodes the protein MRVSIITAVYNKLECSRKFHVSLTKYPPACDWSLLWIDNGSTDGTREWLKSLSPNRNHVVFNDQNLGYAAGNNIGANISGGDVLILLNNDLILTANWLDPLSHSLKSIERAGIIGNIQLQPATGRIDHAGVCYDLIGRPDHYLKGRRLSAARGPGRFSNAVTAACCMIRRDLFLSVGGFDERFRNGCEDVDLCLRLGQKGYRHWVDYRSVVYHHVSASPGRKDHDLQNQALFLQRWGHLTSKWGQKDWPGNYLSKHLHNPTRLNGTKTLDAILRLLRLKHGDSKWAAQMRQRIMAAASPPV
- a CDS encoding GtrA family protein gives rise to the protein MLNLRLIKFLLVGVLNTLVGYGLFCFFVFTGLHYSFAVLIATILGVLFNFQSTRKLVFNDRHGCGLPTLSLYPQLWHSLPCEYSRSKIIPQPRPEQLSGGVHRTPSSCIPQLLLAVTFSFH
- the rfbF gene encoding glucose-1-phosphate cytidylyltransferase — encoded protein: MKAVILAGGLGTRISEETHLKPKPMVEIGGKPLLWHVLKIYSAHGINDFVICAGYKGYIIKEYFANYFLHMSDVTFDMTRNRMEVHHQRSEPWRVTIVDTGEATATGGRLRRVREYLGNETFCFTYGDGVGDVDITKLVAFHKAERRQATLTGVQPPGRYGALGIRGNRIESFQEKPLGEGGGWINGGFFVLEPSVIELIVGDEIMWERQPLEHLAAAGQLSVYKHSGFWQPMDTLREKNLLEELWTSDKAPWKMWE
- the rfbG gene encoding CDP-glucose 4,6-dehydratase, with the translated sequence MSFANTYRGKRVLLTGHTGFKGSWLAEWLVLLGAEVTGFALPPPTTPSLFDQLGLSKRLRHIEGDVRDLAAVRATVEIVMPDFVFHLAAQPLVRQSYKQPVETYATNVMGTVNALEAIRLAGRPCAVVAITTDKCYENKEWVYSYREEDPMGGYDPYSSSKGAAELVIAAYRRSYFLSPDSSVKLASARAGNVIGGGDWAVDRIMPDCIRALRRGDTIPVRNKIATRPWQHVLEPLSGYLWLGACMVNPRLTPYAAHLTSAFNFGPSLASNRTVAELVQEVLKHWPGRWEDQSDPKAVHEARLLNLATDKAHHFLNWSPIWSFADTIGHTVAWYKKAEAVGTDIHALTTSQINAYSTAARVAGITWAT
- the rfbH gene encoding lipopolysaccharide biosynthesis protein RfbH yields the protein MTDPSEIKAKIIRLTRQYSTLMHKAQRPGNDAAHAPWSPGQTIPYAGRVFEEDEVEAAVGATLDFWLTLGPEGESFEKELAAFLGIKHSLLVNSGSSANLVAFAALTTHKLPSHKRIRPGDEVITVAAGFPTTVAPIIQSGAVAVFVDNDPVTGNIRAGQLEAAYVPGKTKAVMIAHALGNPFDLGTVLEFCRKYDLWLIEDNCDALGCAYSMPITRAKELGITENSPGIPSDGVCITRYTGTWGDISTQSFYPPHHLTMGEGGAVNITSRSPLKNYAESFRDWGRDCWCASGKDDTCKKRFGWQLGELPNGYDHKYIYSHLGYNLKPLDPQAAIGRRQLKKLPAFIEARKQNWETLRSGLADLEEVFEFTLPTHATRWIPPSERKLPRSAFPTSFQWDSTGCRTDASWFGFMLRVKPSAPFTHTDLARHLGEKRIGTRMLFGGNLLRQPAFVQLKKDRPQALRVTGGLTGADEIMNRALFLGTYPGLTTAMLDYEIETIRNFVRKY